The Saccharomonospora glauca K62 genome has a segment encoding these proteins:
- a CDS encoding B-4DMT family transporter: MPSWFPRGVGMAVLHAAAAVATAKYAVFHPTERTLVTAIALAVLVGTVALWSAIDAWTRLADAGRAWFVASLLAGVGSGVLTVVGKAVFVDGTGVSALASALTGGAAFTALLVLVPAGLGLFVGGRVAASYHRLETDEPDHEADADRKPSPRPRRRAESAR; encoded by the coding sequence ATGCCGTCCTGGTTTCCTCGCGGAGTCGGCATGGCCGTCCTGCATGCCGCTGCCGCCGTCGCGACCGCGAAGTACGCCGTGTTCCACCCCACCGAGCGCACGCTCGTCACCGCGATCGCCCTGGCGGTGCTCGTGGGCACCGTCGCCCTGTGGAGCGCGATCGACGCGTGGACGAGGCTCGCCGACGCGGGCCGCGCCTGGTTCGTGGCCTCGTTGCTTGCCGGGGTGGGGTCGGGTGTCCTCACCGTCGTCGGCAAGGCCGTGTTCGTGGACGGGACGGGGGTGAGCGCGCTGGCCTCCGCTCTCACGGGAGGAGCGGCCTTCACCGCGCTCCTCGTCCTCGTGCCCGCCGGGCTCGGGCTTTTCGTGGGAGGGCGGGTCGCCGCCTCCTACCACCGGCTCGAAACCGACGAGCCCGACCACGAGGCGGACGCCGACCGCAAACCGTCACCTCGGCCGCGGCGGAGGGCCGAGTCGGCTCGTTAA